A genomic segment from bacterium encodes:
- a CDS encoding response regulator transcription factor yields the protein MPIRVLIADDHRIVRAGIRAFLEGKSDIAVVGEAGTGEEALAMAQTLRPDVAVMDLNMPGMGGLEAIRRIKREAAEVHLVALTMHGDQRFFLEALAAGAEAYVLKGADPAQLLEAVRAAAAGTAYLTPEQAKRMLTEFRRAGERETEGAGPGLTGREREVLTLIAQGLTGKAIAEQLGLSPNTVERHRTNIMNKLGLHNRAELVRFAIRERLIDSEPPEP from the coding sequence GTGCCGATTAGGGTGCTGATCGCGGATGATCACCGGATAGTCCGCGCGGGCATCCGGGCGTTTCTCGAAGGCAAGTCCGATATCGCCGTCGTCGGCGAGGCCGGGACGGGCGAGGAAGCCCTGGCGATGGCACAGACCCTGCGCCCCGACGTAGCGGTGATGGACCTCAACATGCCCGGCATGGGCGGGCTCGAGGCGATCCGCCGAATCAAACGCGAGGCCGCGGAGGTGCACCTCGTCGCCCTTACCATGCACGGCGACCAGCGCTTCTTTCTGGAAGCCCTCGCGGCCGGCGCCGAAGCCTACGTCCTCAAGGGCGCCGACCCGGCCCAGCTGCTGGAGGCCGTGCGCGCCGCGGCGGCCGGGACGGCCTATCTCACGCCCGAGCAGGCGAAGCGGATGCTGACCGAGTTCCGCCGCGCGGGGGAGCGCGAAACCGAAGGGGCCGGGCCGGGCCTCACGGGACGCGAGCGCGAGGTGCTCACCCTTATCGCGCAGGGGCTCACCGGAAAGGCGATCGCCGAGCAGCTCGGCCTGAGCCCGAACACCGTGGAGCGGCACCGCACCAACATCATGAACAAGCTGGGCCTGCACAACCGCGCGGAGCTCGTCCGGTTTGCGATCCGCGAGCGGCTGATCGACAGCGAACCGCCCGAGCCCTAA
- a CDS encoding sulfocyanin-like copper-binding protein, with protein MKTAGLARVMRRMLAVAIIGGAAALVPGTASLAAAAHAVDVSIVAGKDAGGGGFDFNGYKNGGMTVTVPVGWQVTVHFTNANDLPHSVAVLAVGADKQPAPGGAPVFSGATTKDLSAGLPKGAKQTFTFEASKPGTYEFVCGVSGHAIAGMWDKLVVSPDAQAPSVTPAGAATLTVGSN; from the coding sequence ATGAAAACAGCCGGTCTGGCAAGAGTGATGCGGCGGATGCTGGCGGTGGCGATTATCGGCGGCGCCGCGGCCTTGGTCCCCGGGACGGCGAGCCTCGCGGCGGCGGCACACGCGGTCGACGTGTCGATCGTGGCCGGCAAGGACGCCGGCGGCGGCGGGTTCGATTTCAACGGCTACAAGAACGGCGGCATGACGGTCACCGTCCCGGTCGGCTGGCAGGTCACCGTGCACTTCACGAACGCGAACGACCTGCCGCACAGCGTGGCCGTGCTGGCGGTAGGCGCGGACAAGCAGCCGGCGCCGGGCGGAGCTCCGGTGTTCTCGGGAGCCACTACCAAAGATCTTTCGGCGGGGCTTCCCAAGGGCGCGAAGCAGACGTTCACGTTTGAGGCGAGCAAGCCCGGCACGTACGAGTTCGTCTGCGGCGTGTCCGGCCACGCCATCGCCGGGATGTGGGACAAGCTGGTCGTCTCGCCCGACGCCCAGGCACCCAGCGTCACCCCGGCCGGTGCGGCGACTCTCACCGTGGGTTCGAACTGA
- a CDS encoding 4Fe-4S binding protein — MSGGKRIVGNTAIAEAVETAKMPAAPREAFLGLVPVDARLELTKATWLRSLLRSRWTTFVPTALNLFLFLVILAAGVVGTPVGNANIAIVFIWILWWSALMLVLVPFASRLWCGMCPLPVLGEWVQRFSIVKRRWHRPLGLSLKWPKKLRSMWLVNVVFLGVAAFSGIITTRPWATVALLGSIMILGTALFLVYERRTFCRYLCPVGGFLGLYANFAAIEIRPRSQPVCVGHKSKECILGSMAGHGCPWLEQPTSLKRNTYCGLCFECFRCCSHDNMGLFARPFGTDLLVDSHRGLDESWKAFIMLGAAGVYSATMMGPWGTLKDMANLRSLGGWALFAGGLIALLAGVLPAVHGATAWLSWRLAGRTVPFRRVFTNFTYHLVPIGLLAWIGFSFAILLPNGSYVIRIISDPFGWGWNLFGTAHFAWTPVLTSWMPALQAAALLFGFVYSVDVARKIARQTFPAPAAAARAVLPQIVLLAGITAAFLWLFVG; from the coding sequence ATGAGCGGCGGGAAGCGGATCGTGGGGAACACCGCGATAGCTGAGGCCGTCGAAACGGCGAAGATGCCGGCCGCTCCGCGCGAGGCGTTCCTCGGGCTCGTGCCGGTGGACGCCCGCCTGGAGCTGACGAAGGCGACGTGGCTTCGCAGCCTGCTGCGGAGCCGCTGGACGACCTTCGTGCCCACCGCGCTCAACCTGTTCCTGTTCCTGGTGATCCTCGCCGCGGGCGTCGTAGGCACGCCCGTCGGCAACGCGAACATCGCGATCGTCTTCATCTGGATCCTCTGGTGGTCCGCGCTGATGCTCGTGCTCGTGCCCTTCGCCTCTCGCCTGTGGTGCGGCATGTGCCCGCTTCCGGTGCTCGGCGAGTGGGTGCAGCGGTTCTCGATCGTCAAGCGCCGGTGGCACCGCCCGCTGGGGCTGTCCCTGAAGTGGCCGAAGAAGCTGCGCAGCATGTGGCTCGTCAACGTCGTCTTCCTCGGCGTCGCGGCGTTCAGCGGGATCATCACGACGCGGCCCTGGGCGACCGTGGCGCTGCTCGGCTCGATCATGATTCTCGGCACGGCGCTCTTCCTGGTCTACGAGCGGCGGACGTTCTGCCGCTACCTCTGCCCGGTGGGCGGTTTCCTCGGCCTGTACGCCAATTTCGCGGCGATCGAGATCCGGCCCAGGAGCCAGCCGGTCTGCGTCGGCCACAAGTCCAAAGAGTGCATTCTCGGCAGCATGGCCGGTCACGGCTGCCCGTGGCTCGAGCAGCCGACCAGCCTCAAGCGCAATACCTATTGCGGACTGTGCTTCGAGTGTTTCCGCTGCTGCTCGCACGACAACATGGGTCTGTTCGCCCGGCCGTTCGGCACGGATCTGCTCGTGGATTCCCACCGCGGCCTCGACGAGTCGTGGAAGGCCTTCATCATGCTCGGCGCGGCCGGCGTGTACTCCGCGACGATGATGGGGCCGTGGGGCACACTCAAGGACATGGCAAACCTGAGGTCGCTCGGCGGCTGGGCGCTCTTCGCCGGCGGGCTCATCGCGCTGCTGGCCGGCGTCCTGCCCGCGGTGCACGGCGCCACCGCGTGGTTGTCCTGGCGCCTCGCGGGGCGGACCGTGCCGTTCCGGCGCGTGTTCACCAACTTCACCTATCACCTGGTGCCGATCGGGCTCCTCGCGTGGATCGGCTTCAGTTTCGCGATCCTGCTGCCCAACGGCTCGTACGTGATCCGCATCATCTCCGACCCCTTCGGCTGGGGCTGGAACCTCTTCGGTACGGCGCACTTCGCGTGGACGCCGGTGCTGACGAGCTGGATGCCGGCGCTGCAGGCCGCGGCGCTGCTGTTCGGGTTCGTCTACTCGGTCGACGTGGCGCGCAAGATCGCCCGGCAGACGTTCCCCGCGCCGGCCGCCGCGGCGCGCGCGGTGCTGCCGCAGATCGTCCTGCTCGCGGGAATCACGGCGGCGTTTCTCTGGCTGTTCGTCGGCTAA
- a CDS encoding cupredoxin domain-containing protein, which produces MMRRRRFLAVAVGGALLAAGLFAVRLGASPLPHPRTITLEASQWRYTPGVVTVNEGDPVTIVIKATDVTHGFYLDGYNVTETVVPGETITVKFVATRSGRWMFRCAVTCGAFHPYMIGWLRVQPNVTLRLGLLAVGMVGASALFAAWEEGRGR; this is translated from the coding sequence ATGATGAGAAGGCGGCGATTCCTGGCGGTGGCGGTTGGCGGTGCGCTCCTCGCAGCCGGCCTCTTCGCGGTCCGGCTGGGGGCGTCGCCGCTGCCGCATCCGCGGACGATCACGCTCGAGGCGTCGCAGTGGCGCTACACGCCCGGCGTGGTCACCGTGAACGAAGGCGACCCGGTCACGATCGTCATCAAGGCCACCGACGTGACGCACGGGTTCTACCTCGACGGCTACAACGTCACAGAGACCGTCGTGCCCGGCGAAACGATCACCGTGAAGTTCGTGGCCACGCGCAGCGGACGCTGGATGTTCCGGTGCGCCGTGACGTGTGGCGCGTTCCACCCCTACATGATCGGCTGGCTGCGGGTGCAGCCCAACGTCACGCTGCGGCTCGGCCTGCTGGCCGTCGGTATGGTCGGCGCCTCCGCGCTGTTCGCGGCGTGGGAGGAGGGACGCGGACGATGA
- a CDS encoding thiamine pyrophosphate-binding protein yields MTGNEILARTLKDHGVEVIFFLMGGPMIDCENACGQQEIRMIDVRHEQAAAMMANAYSRLRRRPAVCMACSGPGATNLVTGVANASVDSAPVVAIGGSTPVSQSGMGAFQETDQVAVFRPITRWAERCYDPRRIPELVATAFRHAFGSRPGPVYLDMPGDVLYREVPDDQVRWTAAPGGRHRPQGDPALVERAVGLIAASERPVVISGSGVLWAEAEPELRALVEQAKIPFYTTPQGRGAIPEDHPLSFLGARSAAWRDADLVVLAATRQNYVVGYTRPPRVNPRAKLIQIDIDPAEIGRNRTPDVGITGDAKAVLAQLIAAGSGRLRPERRAGWISGLAGEDEEKRAELEKRMSSGATPIHPLRLCKEVRDFLPRGAVLCVDGQEILNYARSAIPFYAPHSLNSGPYGCMGVGLPFGLGAKAAMPDALVVVLHGDGSFGLNAMEMDTALRHRLPVICIISNNGGWTATDRPKTGRDLGFTRYDLMFGAIGCHAEYVEDPGQIRPALERAAASGTPAVVNVITDPTARAQTARYADYST; encoded by the coding sequence ATGACCGGCAACGAGATTCTCGCGCGGACGCTCAAAGACCACGGGGTCGAGGTGATTTTCTTTCTGATGGGCGGCCCCATGATCGACTGCGAGAACGCGTGCGGTCAACAGGAGATCCGGATGATCGACGTCCGGCACGAACAGGCCGCCGCGATGATGGCCAACGCCTACAGCCGGCTGCGCCGGCGCCCCGCGGTGTGCATGGCCTGCAGCGGCCCGGGCGCCACCAACCTCGTCACGGGCGTCGCCAACGCCTCCGTCGACTCCGCGCCGGTCGTCGCGATCGGCGGCTCGACGCCGGTTTCTCAGTCCGGGATGGGCGCCTTCCAGGAGACCGATCAAGTGGCGGTGTTCCGGCCGATCACCCGCTGGGCGGAGCGCTGCTACGATCCGCGACGGATTCCCGAGCTCGTCGCGACGGCGTTTCGCCACGCCTTTGGATCGCGGCCCGGTCCTGTCTACCTCGACATGCCGGGCGACGTGTTGTACCGCGAGGTCCCCGACGATCAGGTGCGGTGGACGGCGGCCCCGGGCGGCCGGCACCGGCCGCAGGGCGATCCGGCGCTCGTCGAGCGGGCAGTCGGCCTCATCGCGGCGTCCGAGCGCCCCGTTGTGATCAGCGGCAGCGGCGTGCTGTGGGCCGAAGCCGAGCCGGAGCTGCGCGCGCTCGTGGAGCAGGCGAAGATCCCGTTCTACACCACCCCGCAGGGACGCGGGGCCATCCCCGAGGACCACCCGCTGTCGTTCCTCGGCGCGCGGAGCGCCGCGTGGCGCGACGCCGACCTCGTCGTGCTGGCGGCGACGCGGCAAAACTACGTGGTCGGTTACACACGGCCGCCGCGCGTCAACCCGAGGGCGAAGCTGATTCAGATCGACATCGATCCGGCGGAGATCGGCCGCAACCGGACGCCCGACGTCGGCATCACGGGCGACGCGAAAGCGGTGCTGGCGCAGCTTATCGCCGCCGGCAGCGGCCGCCTCCGTCCGGAGCGACGCGCGGGCTGGATCTCCGGCCTCGCCGGCGAGGACGAAGAGAAGCGCGCGGAACTCGAAAAGCGCATGTCCTCCGGCGCCACCCCGATCCACCCCCTTCGCCTCTGCAAAGAGGTCCGCGACTTTCTTCCGCGCGGCGCGGTGCTGTGCGTCGACGGCCAGGAGATCCTCAACTACGCACGCAGCGCGATCCCATTCTACGCGCCGCACAGCCTGAACTCGGGACCGTACGGCTGCATGGGTGTCGGGCTGCCGTTCGGCCTCGGCGCCAAAGCCGCGATGCCGGACGCGCTCGTCGTAGTCCTGCACGGCGACGGCTCGTTTGGGCTCAACGCGATGGAGATGGACACCGCCCTGCGCCATCGCCTGCCGGTGATCTGCATCATCTCGAACAACGGCGGGTGGACGGCGACCGATCGGCCGAAGACGGGCCGCGACCTCGGCTTCACGCGCTACGACCTCATGTTCGGCGCGATCGGCTGCCACGCCGAGTACGTCGAGGACCCCGGGCAGATCCGGCCCGCGCTGGAGCGCGCGGCGGCAAGCGGAACGCCCGCGGTCGTGAACGTAATCACCGACCCGACCGCGCGCGCTCAGACCGCGCGGTACGCGGACTACTCCACGTAG
- a CDS encoding response regulator transcription factor, giving the protein MADHLIRLMLIAEDSEARSEIAARLSDRDDCVVAGEAAPHADVEGLAEAARADVVVWDLGEDADASLARLADAQPVRLPIVAIAGDEHDGIRALAAGAAGLLPPAVDAERLVLTARAVAGGLLALDRSFPEAAAAAVGDAGEEAPVETLTPREREVLVLMAEGLANKAVAERLGITEHTAKFHVHTILGKLNTQSRTEAVVRAARLGLITI; this is encoded by the coding sequence ATGGCTGATCACCTCATCCGTCTGATGCTTATTGCGGAAGATTCCGAGGCGCGGTCTGAGATTGCCGCGCGTCTGTCCGATCGCGACGATTGCGTAGTCGCCGGCGAAGCGGCGCCCCACGCCGACGTCGAGGGGCTCGCGGAGGCCGCCCGGGCGGACGTGGTCGTCTGGGATTTGGGCGAAGATGCCGATGCCTCCCTGGCGCGTCTCGCAGACGCGCAGCCCGTGCGCCTTCCGATCGTCGCGATAGCGGGCGACGAGCACGACGGGATTCGCGCGCTCGCGGCGGGCGCCGCCGGTCTGCTTCCGCCTGCCGTCGATGCCGAGCGGCTGGTCCTCACGGCGAGGGCGGTGGCCGGCGGACTCCTGGCGCTGGACCGTTCGTTCCCCGAGGCCGCGGCGGCCGCGGTGGGGGACGCCGGGGAGGAGGCGCCGGTCGAGACTCTCACCCCGCGCGAACGGGAGGTCCTGGTCTTGATGGCCGAAGGCCTCGCCAACAAGGCGGTCGCAGAGCGGCTCGGGATCACCGAGCACACCGCCAAGTTTCACGTGCACACCATCCTCGGCAAGCTGAACACGCAGAGCCGCACGGAGGCGGTCGTCCGCGCCGCCCGGCTCGGACTCATCACGATCTGA
- a CDS encoding CoA transferase, with protein MSDAAAALSGVRVVDLTQFEAGTSCTETLAWLGADVIKVEPPGRGEQGRGASTDVPGLDSYYFLLLNANKRSITLNLKHPEGGRLLARLIEQADVFVENFAPGIIERLGFGYDAVRRLNPRLIYAQVKGFAPDGPFGNFPAFDMIAQAAGGAMSLTGLPHDPPVKPGPTIGDTGAGLHLAIGILAALVQRGRTGTGQRVEVAMQEAVINYCRISFARQLLTGHAAERWGNQSQLGMTAPSGIYPCRPGGSNDYVFIYTTRAGNHQWERLLDVIGRPDLKGDPRFVNPVQRAANAAPIDEAISAWTRRYTKREAMERLGRAGVPAGATFDTLELTQDDHLNRREAIVTVDHPTRGTLKMPGWPVKMEQSHVGVTAAPLLGQHNRDVYTELLELREDDIAKLHEQGVI; from the coding sequence ATGAGTGACGCGGCAGCCGCGCTAAGCGGCGTTCGGGTCGTCGATCTTACCCAGTTCGAGGCGGGCACCTCCTGCACGGAGACGCTCGCCTGGCTCGGCGCGGACGTGATCAAGGTCGAACCGCCGGGCCGCGGCGAACAGGGCCGCGGCGCCTCGACCGACGTCCCCGGCCTTGATTCGTACTATTTTCTGCTGCTCAACGCCAACAAGCGATCGATCACGCTCAACCTGAAGCACCCCGAAGGCGGCCGGCTGCTCGCCCGCTTGATCGAGCAGGCCGACGTCTTCGTGGAAAACTTCGCCCCCGGCATCATCGAGCGGTTGGGCTTCGGCTACGACGCCGTTCGGCGGCTCAACCCGCGCCTTATCTACGCGCAGGTCAAGGGCTTCGCGCCCGACGGCCCCTTCGGCAACTTTCCGGCGTTCGACATGATCGCGCAGGCGGCCGGCGGCGCGATGAGCCTGACGGGCCTGCCGCACGATCCTCCGGTAAAGCCGGGCCCGACGATCGGCGACACCGGCGCGGGGCTGCATCTGGCGATCGGCATCCTCGCCGCCCTGGTGCAGCGCGGGCGGACGGGCACGGGCCAGCGCGTCGAGGTCGCGATGCAGGAAGCGGTGATCAACTACTGCCGCATCTCGTTCGCGCGCCAGCTGCTCACCGGTCACGCCGCGGAGCGTTGGGGCAATCAGAGCCAGCTGGGCATGACGGCGCCGAGCGGCATCTACCCCTGCCGTCCCGGCGGGTCGAACGACTACGTCTTCATCTACACCACGCGCGCCGGCAACCACCAGTGGGAACGCCTGCTGGACGTGATCGGCCGACCGGACCTCAAGGGCGACCCGCGGTTCGTGAACCCGGTGCAGCGCGCCGCCAACGCGGCGCCGATCGACGAGGCGATCTCGGCGTGGACGCGACGGTACACGAAGCGGGAGGCGATGGAGCGACTCGGGCGGGCGGGTGTCCCGGCCGGGGCGACGTTCGATACGCTCGAACTCACACAAGACGACCACCTCAATCGCCGGGAGGCGATCGTAACGGTGGACCATCCGACGCGCGGGACGCTGAAGATGCCGGGGTGGCCGGTCAAGATGGAGCAGTCACACGTCGGCGTGACCGCGGCACCGCTGCTCGGCCAGCACAACCGCGACGTGTACACCGAGTTGCTCGAGCTGCGCGAGGATGACATCGCCAAGCTCCACGAACAGGGTGTGATATGA
- a CDS encoding TIGR03668 family PPOX class F420-dependent oxidoreductase: MAGNHVAGRPAARGGATALRRARIARLATADRRGRPHVVPICFAETGGRLYSPIDEKPKRAAPLRLRRVRNIASNPHVAVVIDAYREDWRRLWYVLVFGTARVIKPGVAEHTRALRALRRKYRQYRTMRLEQRPVLAITVDRTVTWPRTARTRAR; the protein is encoded by the coding sequence GTGGCTGGGAACCACGTAGCGGGCCGGCCCGCCGCGCGAGGGGGCGCGACCGCGCTCCGCCGGGCGCGCATCGCCCGCCTCGCCACCGCCGACCGCCGCGGACGGCCGCATGTCGTGCCGATCTGCTTCGCCGAGACCGGCGGCCGCCTCTACTCCCCGATCGACGAAAAGCCCAAGCGCGCCGCGCCGCTACGCCTGCGGCGCGTGCGTAACATCGCCTCGAATCCGCACGTGGCGGTGGTGATCGACGCGTACCGGGAAGACTGGCGGCGCCTGTGGTACGTGCTCGTCTTCGGGACCGCGCGCGTCATCAAGCCGGGCGTCGCGGAGCACACCCGGGCGCTTCGCGCGCTGCGGCGGAAATACCGTCAGTACCGGACGATGCGCCTGGAGCAGCGCCCGGTGCTCGCGATCACGGTGGACCGCACCGTCACCTGGCCGCGTACGGCGCGTACTCGAGCACGCTGA
- a CDS encoding NAD(P)-dependent oxidoreductase, with amino-acid sequence MGRPPDVRFPHELLPAAQKYREHGDKIMTKRVGFVGLGRMGQPMARRLLAAGYPVTAYDIREDAVAAARASGAAAATSVAGAVEGADTVITMLPDGPAVERAAHGADGLLAAARAGQTLLEMTSSHPCVTRKLAADLTVRGVGTLDAPVSGGVRGAEQGTLCVMVGGAAALLDSQRPVLECFGRIVHVGDAPGDGDIVKTINNLMSAATVWSAVEAVALARRAGVAPERMLEAVNLSSGRSNTTENKVAQYMLPRRFTTGFTVAQYLKDLDICLDVAAGLDVPMLLGEALRQAWRAAAQSGLAAEDHTALITLVERWLGTT; translated from the coding sequence ATCGGGCGGCCGCCCGATGTCCGCTTCCCGCATGAACTGCTCCCGGCTGCACAGAAGTACCGCGAGCATGGTGACAAAATCATGACTAAACGAGTCGGGTTTGTCGGGTTGGGCCGAATGGGACAGCCGATGGCGCGGCGGCTGCTCGCCGCGGGCTACCCAGTCACGGCCTACGACATCCGGGAGGACGCCGTGGCGGCCGCGCGCGCCTCCGGCGCCGCGGCCGCCACGAGCGTCGCCGGTGCCGTCGAGGGCGCGGATACGGTCATCACGATGCTGCCCGACGGCCCCGCGGTGGAGCGCGCCGCGCACGGCGCCGATGGCCTCCTGGCCGCGGCACGCGCGGGGCAGACGCTCCTCGAAATGACGTCCTCGCACCCATGCGTAACGCGGAAACTCGCGGCCGACCTGACTGTCCGCGGCGTGGGGACGCTCGACGCGCCGGTCTCAGGCGGCGTGCGCGGCGCCGAACAGGGCACGCTCTGCGTCATGGTGGGCGGCGCCGCGGCGCTGCTGGACTCGCAGCGGCCGGTGCTGGAGTGCTTCGGCCGGATCGTCCACGTTGGGGACGCGCCCGGCGACGGCGACATCGTCAAGACGATCAACAACCTGATGTCGGCCGCCACGGTTTGGAGCGCCGTCGAGGCCGTGGCGCTCGCGCGGCGCGCGGGCGTCGCGCCCGAGCGGATGCTCGAGGCCGTCAACCTCTCGAGCGGGCGGAGCAACACGACCGAGAACAAAGTCGCGCAGTACATGCTGCCGCGCCGCTTCACCACGGGCTTCACGGTCGCGCAGTACCTCAAGGACCTCGACATCTGCCTCGACGTCGCCGCGGGACTGGACGTGCCGATGCTGCTCGGCGAGGCGCTGCGGCAGGCGTGGCGTGCGGCCGCGCAGTCCGGGCTGGCCGCGGAGGACCACACCGCGCTCATCACCTTGGTCGAGCGGTGGCTGGGAACCACGTAG
- a CDS encoding cupredoxin domain-containing protein produces the protein MRTLMQAVSKRTRQRLFKLRAIGIGEFAALAVAVVALAIGPAAVLAYGRYMDRNVAVVHAQQWQYAPNVLHAKAGVPFRIRLESDDVVHGFRIIGLDAQVTALIPGKSMELTVTAPKAGTYLYMCTTFCGLKHATMFGKLIVTAP, from the coding sequence ATGCGAACCCTCATGCAGGCGGTATCGAAGCGGACCCGGCAGCGGTTGTTCAAGCTCCGGGCGATCGGAATCGGCGAGTTCGCGGCGCTCGCGGTCGCGGTCGTGGCGCTCGCGATCGGCCCGGCGGCCGTGCTGGCCTACGGCCGATACATGGATCGAAATGTCGCCGTGGTGCACGCGCAGCAGTGGCAGTACGCGCCCAACGTGCTGCACGCGAAGGCGGGCGTGCCGTTCCGGATCCGGCTCGAGTCCGACGACGTCGTGCACGGGTTCCGGATCATCGGCCTGGACGCGCAGGTGACCGCCTTGATTCCCGGCAAGTCGATGGAGCTCACGGTGACGGCGCCCAAGGCGGGCACCTACCTCTACATGTGCACGACGTTCTGCGGGCTAAAACACGCCACGATGTTCGGCAAGCTGATCGTGACGGCCCCGTAA
- a CDS encoding histidine kinase, with amino-acid sequence MAAATAVILAVFAVIAVRAVQEATSTVLQQRVRVAAALTGGIAAILDGYRHELDDLGWELSQETSPERRAAVLENSEWARRFSGLAIVRPNGRVVWAQPAAWFASMSPDLAAAIEGAAASGAAPLPPTRVAPAVRLTALTVPLAGGDVLVGAVDLERVALAGAFDERGGRPVDFEIMDPGGTVRAAAIMADVGRPSEHLPMLAPLVRPGQNAIVLHNVPGHPHYVAYTPLTGFPGWAVNLEEPRDVVLSLPYALLAGLLALGAVIVGGMSTLAFFDTKGVVRPLARLRSAAEHIAGGNLEDAVHVERRDEVGALAETFEAMRVTLRTSREEIAAWNRELESRVARRTQELSAAHALRRQLLERIVVAQEDERRRVARELHDEIGQGLSALVLQLGAVEGTLPPEDGAARSQLAAIRVETSEMIGNVRRLMLDLRPAVLDDLGLVPAIRWCADSHLAPAGIGLRITVSGLAEHDRLPRRLELVTFRLAQEAITNIIRHAQARHVTISLARADGSLELVVVDDGRGFDVERLAVPREERGWGLAGMRERAALLGGTLSVTSRPGEGTRVSARIPVEETPGAD; translated from the coding sequence GTGGCGGCCGCCACCGCGGTCATCCTCGCGGTGTTTGCGGTCATTGCGGTACGGGCGGTGCAGGAAGCCACGTCCACCGTGCTTCAGCAACGGGTCCGCGTCGCGGCGGCGCTGACCGGCGGCATCGCCGCGATCCTCGACGGGTACCGGCACGAGCTCGACGACTTGGGCTGGGAGCTCTCCCAGGAAACCTCGCCCGAGCGCCGGGCGGCGGTCCTCGAGAATTCCGAGTGGGCCCGCCGGTTCTCCGGCCTCGCGATCGTGCGGCCGAACGGCCGCGTGGTCTGGGCGCAGCCCGCGGCGTGGTTCGCTTCGATGTCGCCGGATCTGGCCGCGGCGATCGAGGGCGCCGCGGCCAGCGGCGCGGCTCCGCTGCCGCCGACCCGCGTCGCGCCGGCGGTCCGCCTGACCGCGCTTACCGTCCCGCTTGCGGGAGGCGATGTGCTCGTCGGCGCGGTCGATCTGGAACGCGTGGCGCTCGCCGGGGCCTTCGACGAGCGGGGGGGACGCCCCGTCGACTTCGAGATCATGGACCCGGGCGGGACCGTGCGCGCAGCCGCGATCATGGCGGACGTCGGCCGCCCGAGCGAGCATCTTCCCATGCTGGCGCCGCTGGTGCGGCCCGGGCAGAACGCGATCGTCCTCCACAACGTGCCGGGCCATCCGCACTACGTCGCCTATACGCCGCTGACGGGATTCCCGGGATGGGCCGTCAACCTCGAAGAGCCGCGCGACGTCGTGCTCTCGCTCCCGTACGCGCTCCTCGCGGGACTGTTGGCGCTCGGCGCGGTCATCGTCGGGGGTATGTCGACGCTGGCGTTCTTCGACACGAAAGGCGTGGTCCGACCGCTCGCGCGTCTGCGCAGCGCCGCCGAGCACATCGCCGGCGGCAATCTCGAGGACGCGGTGCACGTGGAGCGCCGGGACGAGGTAGGCGCCCTCGCGGAGACCTTCGAAGCGATGCGGGTGACGCTGCGGACATCGCGCGAAGAGATCGCCGCCTGGAACCGGGAGCTGGAGAGCCGGGTGGCCCGCCGCACCCAGGAGCTCAGCGCCGCCCACGCCCTCCGCCGCCAGCTGCTGGAGCGGATCGTCGTCGCGCAGGAGGATGAGCGCCGCCGCGTGGCGCGAGAACTCCACGACGAGATCGGTCAGGGCCTGAGCGCCCTGGTACTCCAGCTCGGCGCCGTCGAGGGGACGCTCCCGCCCGAGGACGGCGCCGCGCGCTCGCAGCTCGCAGCGATCCGCGTCGAGACCTCGGAGATGATCGGGAACGTGCGGCGGCTCATGCTCGACCTGCGGCCCGCGGTGCTGGACGATCTCGGACTCGTCCCGGCCATCCGCTGGTGCGCCGACTCCCACCTGGCTCCGGCCGGCATCGGTCTGCGCATCACCGTCTCCGGACTGGCCGAACACGATCGCCTGCCCCGCCGGCTCGAACTGGTGACGTTTCGTCTCGCCCAGGAAGCGATCACGAACATCATCCGGCACGCGCAGGCGCGGCATGTCACGATTTCCCTCGCGCGCGCGGACGGGTCGCTCGAGCTGGTCGTCGTCGACGACGGCCGGGGCTTCGACGTCGAGCGGCTGGCGGTGCCGCGCGAAGAACGCGGCTGGGGCCTCGCCGGCATGCGCGAGCGGGCCGCGCTGCTCGGCGGGACGCTGTCGGTGACGTCCCGGCCGGGGGAGGGCACGCGCGTGTCTGCCAGGATTCCGGTGGAGGAGACGCCGGGTGCCGATTAG